The DNA sequence GTAGAGACAAAGATGCCATAATTGAACTTTTTAAGACCTTATCTTTAAAAACGGATTTTCTGACAGTGGAGTCCCTAGCAAAAACAAAGGAACTAGTCGACAATAAATATATCCAAGGAACTTTAAAAGAATATAAAGAGCTAATGAAGCTTTCTACTGATGGAAGTTCATTAGAAAAAAAGTGGCAAAATTTTCTCAAACTACATAATTGGATATTTTCATCAATTTTCGCACAGCCAGTAATTTTATATAGAGATGAAGCATATGTCGGGGGCAAAACTTTAGACAATAAGAATGGAAAACATAATGACTTCTTAATTAAAAATAGTTTAAGTGATAACGTGTCTTTTTTGGAGATTAAGACCCATAGAACCAAACTCCTTGAAAAATCCGCCTACCGTGGGGACGATGTTTTTAGTGCGACAAAGGATGTAACAGGCAGCATAAATCAGGTCTTAAACCAGCGAGATAGTTTTCAGAAGGAGTTTTATTCGATCAAAGTCAAAACGAAACAGGAATTTGAAACTTTCAATTCTAAGTGTGTTGTCCTTATTGGTTGTATACAAGAACTGTCAGAAAAACAACGGTATTCGTTTGAGTTATATAGAAGCAATAGCCGTGATGTGGAGATAATTACTTTCGACGAATTGCAGACGAAAATCGAAAGTTTACAGGCTTTGATGAAAAAGTAAAATGGAGCATTGCGTGATTATAAGTATGCCCGCTTCAAATAAAATAGTCTAACTTATCAAGTGGAATACATTAAATAATGAATAGCAGCAATCAAGAAGTAAATGCAGGGGTTCATGCCAACATAGGGATGGACTTTCAGAAAAACTGCGCTATTTATTTGTTTCTGGAGAGTTACAACGATTTAAAAGACCAACGCTATTTTATTATTATAGAACATTTAGAGGATATCATATTCGGATTTTTGAATAACGAAGCCGAACTATCCAGAATCCAAACCTACCAAGCTAAGAAGTCCTCGTCAAAATGGGCAACAAACGCCCTTCTTAAGATTATTCATAAAATCACGGAAACTGGTCAATCTATATTAGACGATCCTCATCCTAAAGCAGGTGATTTTTTTCAGGATAATCATTTTGCGACCAACAATTCAATCGAGTTTAAATGCAGGGTTAACAGCCAAAGTTTTACTTGTACGGTTAATGAATCTTCGGTAACACAAAGATATGTTGATCTTGATCAAAACATTAAGGACAAGCTATTAAGAGGCAACAGAGAGGTAACCTTTACCCAACAAAGTATAGCTAATTTAGACACTATAGTCTTTAAGTTTATTGATTTAGGGAGAACGCCGAAGGCGCAGAGGGAGCAATTAGAAGGAATGTTTCGTACGGTGTTTGGTAATCGTATTGAAGATCACAAAGCTGCATATGAGACACTATATTATGCCCTTGCAGAAATTGAACGAAAATTCAACCAAGGAGGTGTAGCGAAGCTAGCTGATAACAGAAAAAGAATAGAATCAACTACAATCGAGCCCATAATCGGTATTCTTACAAAGAAAAAGCTTGCATTTAATTTTTGGAGGGAAAAAGGACAGGGAATACGTGAAGAATTAAATGTCAGTCTATATGATAGTCCAGCATTTGATCTTCATTATCAAAATAGCTTTGACAAATTTAAAGATATTAACGAGAGTGAGCATAAAAAAATCTTTGCCTTTGTTGCGGAAAATAAGGACCTTCTAAGAGAACACACTACTGATAGGGCTTGTATAATAGGTTTTCTGCGAAAATTTAATGATGAGAAATCATCTACCCTTTCTGACTTACAATTAAAGGCAGCGATCGCAGCAGCTTTCGTAGAAGTTAAAAATACAGAATATGAAGACGACACTTTATATCAATAGCGTATTAGTATATAGCGAACGAAACAACAAATTCTTTTATACAAAATTTAAAGACAGGCTAAATGTGATTTATGGCAAAAACACGTCAGGAAAGAGTACTTTAATTCAGCTATTGCTTTTTGCGTTTGGTATTAATGATAATAAAATAAAGCTGGCAGAGATTCTCTCTGAAGAGATCTTTGTAAGATTAGATTGTACCGTCACCAGAGAACGAGGTTGTGAACCCTATGTGTTTCTTAGGCAAGATGAAACTTTATTTATCAGGGAAAAGGGCAGAAAAGTTTTAAGATTTAATGGGATTAGCGGCGACAGCTCAGCAGAGCATATAAAGTTAAAGAAGTATTTCAGTAAACTTTTCAACTTCGGCCTGCAACTAGAATCAAATAGTGGAGTGTCTGAAGCACCCATAGAAACTATATTTCTACCATATTATATCTCCCAGGAAGTTGGGTGGGTTTATCTTAGGAAGTCATTTACTAATCTCAATTTTTACAAAAATTTCAAAGAAGATTTCCTTGACTACTATTTGGGAATTGAAAGCGCATTGGATAGAGAAGAAAAAAGGAAGATTGAAAGAAATATTAGTAGGTTAAACAGCCAGATAAAATTCTTTACTGAAGTAGAAAGAGATAGCCCCGATTTTAAACTAGCGAATGCTGTTACCAAAGCGCTCAATGGCAAGGCAAACCAACTACTTGTAGAAATAACAGGAAATAAAGAAAAATTAATGGATCTGGAAAATGATTACGTAGACAATTCAAATAAGCTTACTTTCTACAGTAAAAGGCTCGCTGTGGTTTCTAAGGTTAAAAGAAACCATCAAAACCAAGAACCTGGAAAAGATAATTGCCCCACTTGTAATCAGATTTTGCCTTCAGGTATTGAGAATGCCTATGCCTTTTTTCAAGAGGGAAACGATACTATTGCGTTAAAGAAAGATTTAAAAGAAAAGATCAAGCAAACGCAATCGACGCTTAACGCGCTTTCAAAAAAGATTGAAATCAAGCGAAGTGATATGAGTGCTTCTTTTAAAATTTTTAATAGATATTCCGAGGAAGACGTAACGCTGGAAAAGTATATTGATCACCGAGTAAATATACAGCTTCTTGAAAATCTAAATAAGCAGATAGGACAGCTGACACTGGAATTGGAAACTGAAAGGGAACGACTAAAGGACTACAAAACTGAAGATGAAATTTTGTTCGAGAGAGAGAAGAAAAACAAGGTTTTTAAAGACATATATTCTAGGTACATTAGTGATTTAGGTTTGCCTAACGTCTCGGAAGATAGATTTAGCAAACTTTATGATATTTCGTCCTTTCCATTTCAGGGGGTACACCTACACCTCGCCGTTATGAGTTATCATTTTGCTTTTAATTATCTAATAACTGATACAGTCACTATTCATAGGTTACCCTTTATTCTCGATAGCATATTTAAAGAGGATGTCGAGGGCGGCAATAGAATTAAAATCCTGAATTTCATAAATGCAAATTTTCCCCGAGATACCCAAACTATATTATCTATAGCCGATGATAGTAATATAGATTCTCGTATTGGCCAGTATAAAGCGGATATATTTAAAGATAACGCGCATATGATATGTATTGGAAATGGAACAGAGGAACGTGCGTTGTTAAAAAGCAACGACGATTCTCAAAAAGCACTGATAGAAGATAGTTTTGAAATACTTGAAGCTATTTGAAGCAGATGTGAAGGGATTAGCTAAAGATTTTATTTAATAATAGTCCTGATTTATGTTTTTAGTCTTGATTGATACTTCGGCTCTTCTATATCTT is a window from the Anseongella ginsenosidimutans genome containing:
- a CDS encoding Shedu immune nuclease family protein, coding for MPNVKEERMVKETTTLTHYDYIDSELGIKQRSKTIYKKKDLVIHYPRGFEGGQKYKTIKKFSFLGFKNRLPVGVNKSVKNGYGFTKRLNPFSKYLDASFDFKEVFIEKDGEIKMDILAKVLYLNQESLKKLNDSLDSVFKKNKDEVNTVLINVLSSLFPLDIEKPEASYIPNTIATSLLSWGKSLDEFSSRDKDAIIELFKTLSLKTDFLTVESLAKTKELVDNKYIQGTLKEYKELMKLSTDGSSLEKKWQNFLKLHNWIFSSIFAQPVILYRDEAYVGGKTLDNKNGKHNDFLIKNSLSDNVSFLEIKTHRTKLLEKSAYRGDDVFSATKDVTGSINQVLNQRDSFQKEFYSIKVKTKQEFETFNSKCVVLIGCIQELSEKQRYSFELYRSNSRDVEIITFDELQTKIESLQALMKK
- a CDS encoding dsDNA nuclease domain-containing protein, whose amino-acid sequence is MNSSNQEVNAGVHANIGMDFQKNCAIYLFLESYNDLKDQRYFIIIEHLEDIIFGFLNNEAELSRIQTYQAKKSSSKWATNALLKIIHKITETGQSILDDPHPKAGDFFQDNHFATNNSIEFKCRVNSQSFTCTVNESSVTQRYVDLDQNIKDKLLRGNREVTFTQQSIANLDTIVFKFIDLGRTPKAQREQLEGMFRTVFGNRIEDHKAAYETLYYALAEIERKFNQGGVAKLADNRKRIESTTIEPIIGILTKKKLAFNFWREKGQGIREELNVSLYDSPAFDLHYQNSFDKFKDINESEHKKIFAFVAENKDLLREHTTDRACIIGFLRKFNDEKSSTLSDLQLKAAIAAAFVEVKNTEYEDDTLYQ